The following proteins are encoded in a genomic region of Herpetosiphonaceae bacterium:
- a CDS encoding MBL fold metallo-hydrolase — MADRPPQLECHVLDTGYCLAHERHVLRGGARRTIDCHSIAALLRHPQHGWLLWDTGYAPRMLDVTQRWPFWLYRRATPLRLQPDLAVVAQLGRFGLTPADVRTIVVSHFHADHIAGLRDFPAARFVATRAAYADVSGRDGLSALRRAFIPALLPEDFAQRAELLPAFSGPALPGLGATHDLLGDGSLRLVELPGHARGQIGLLAQTDRGPIFFAADGCWHARSIRERRPPSRLTYLFVDNPRAVRTTIDALHTFSIACPDVRIVPSHCPEAFAREVAR; from the coding sequence ATGGCTGATCGCCCGCCACAGCTTGAGTGCCATGTGCTCGACACGGGCTACTGTCTCGCGCACGAGCGGCATGTGCTGCGCGGCGGCGCCCGCCGAACGATCGACTGTCACTCGATCGCGGCGCTGCTGCGCCACCCGCAGCACGGCTGGCTGCTCTGGGATACCGGCTACGCGCCGCGTATGCTGGACGTGACACAGCGCTGGCCGTTCTGGCTCTACCGCCGCGCCACACCGCTGCGCCTTCAGCCGGATCTAGCTGTTGTCGCGCAGCTTGGCCGCTTTGGCTTGACGCCCGCCGACGTGCGCACGATCGTCGTCTCGCACTTTCACGCCGACCACATCGCCGGGCTGCGCGACTTCCCTGCGGCGCGCTTCGTCGCCACGCGCGCGGCCTATGCCGACGTGAGCGGACGCGATGGCTTGAGCGCATTGCGCCGCGCGTTCATTCCCGCGCTGCTGCCGGAAGATTTCGCGCAGCGCGCCGAGCTGCTGCCAGCGTTCAGCGGCCCCGCGCTGCCGGGCCTGGGCGCAACCCACGATCTGCTGGGCGATGGCTCGCTGCGGCTGGTCGAGCTGCCGGGCCACGCCCGTGGGCAGATCGGGCTTCTGGCACAGACCGATCGCGGCCCGATCTTCTTCGCCGCCGATGGCTGCTGGCACGCTCGGTCGATCCGCGAGCGCCGCCCGCCAAGTCGGCTGACCTACCTGTTCGTCGACAATCCGCGCGCCGTCCGCACGACGATCGACGCCCTGCACACGTTTTCGATCGCCTGCCCGGATGTGCGGATCGTGCCGAGCCATTGCCCTGAGGCATTCGCCCGCGAGGTCGCACGATGA
- a CDS encoding NAD-dependent epimerase/dehydratase family protein translates to MNILVTGGTGFLGRHLALALLSHGHRVYLLGRNFTQAHDLLALGAQPVPVDLRDRRATIAACAGMEAVFHVGALSAPWGRRADFFAINVDGTANVIAGCRQSGVARLIYVSSPSVVFDGRDQRDLAESVPYPRRFASVYSFTKKLGEDLVNHAAATGLSTVILRPKAIFGPGDTSLLPRLIAAARAGRLPQIGDGRNLVDLTYVDNVVSALLLALDAPTTGRTYTITNGEHVALWAVIRTVLRHLNLSTELRRVPLKLALAAAAIMEARAAITGREPLLTRYSAAILARTQTYDIGAARRDLRYTPQVSVAAGIRRTLAALSTPEMKLADG, encoded by the coding sequence ATGAACATTCTTGTCACCGGTGGCACAGGCTTCCTTGGGCGGCACCTGGCGCTGGCGCTTCTATCACACGGCCATCGCGTCTATCTGCTGGGCCGCAACTTCACCCAGGCTCACGATCTGCTCGCACTGGGCGCGCAGCCAGTGCCGGTCGATCTGCGCGATCGGCGGGCGACCATTGCGGCGTGTGCTGGCATGGAGGCCGTCTTTCACGTCGGCGCGCTCTCGGCACCCTGGGGTCGGCGGGCGGACTTCTTCGCGATCAACGTCGATGGCACCGCCAACGTGATCGCGGGCTGCCGCCAGTCGGGCGTCGCGCGGCTGATCTACGTCTCGTCGCCGAGCGTCGTCTTCGATGGCCGCGACCAGCGCGATCTTGCCGAGTCCGTGCCCTACCCGCGCCGCTTCGCCTCGGTCTACTCATTCACCAAAAAGCTGGGCGAGGATCTGGTCAACCACGCCGCCGCCACCGGCCTATCGACGGTGATCCTGCGGCCAAAAGCGATCTTCGGGCCGGGCGATACCTCGCTGCTGCCGCGCCTGATCGCTGCGGCGCGCGCCGGGCGGCTGCCACAGATCGGCGACGGGCGCAACCTCGTCGATCTGACCTACGTCGACAACGTCGTGTCCGCGCTGCTGCTGGCGCTCGACGCTCCGACGACAGGCCGCACCTACACCATCACCAACGGTGAGCACGTCGCGCTGTGGGCCGTGATTCGGACGGTTTTACGACACCTGAATCTCTCCACCGAGCTACGCCGCGTGCCGCTGAAGCTCGCGCTGGCTGCGGCGGCGATCATGGAGGCGCGAGCGGCGATCACTGGCCGCGAGCCGCTGCTGACGCGCTACTCCGCCGCGATCCTGGCGCGAACGCAGACCTACGACATCGGCGCGGCGCGGCGCGACCTCCGCTACACGCCGCAGGTTTCGGTCGCGGCAGGCATCCGACGCACGCTGGCCGCGCTGAGCACACCCGAAATGAAGCTTGCCGATGGCTGA
- a CDS encoding SAM-dependent methyltransferase, whose translation MQMLRRTINEQPGIIDRMMIWLEMGMSYDANKPSIARIYDYWLGGTHNFPIDRAVGEQMAQLVPFVVQALRLNRWFVTYAGSYLAQAGIDHFIDLGAGLPTEGSLHESVPETSKILYDDFDPDAVAYAREILDARPHIEFVQARIEDIDTIVGAAERFFGAQRRVGICMSAVAHFIDDDSLRHVFRRLYDWSAPGSMLAVSSNDADPTDPNQRAAIASYEQRTGARLYLRSAQHLYSLIEPWQPQSGGFHPFEAYAEADLGRLVVQPGFRGRVGYAGFFIRPPYSGSEA comes from the coding sequence ATGCAGATGCTTCGACGCACGATCAACGAGCAGCCGGGTATCATAGATCGAATGATGATCTGGTTGGAGATGGGTATGTCCTACGATGCGAACAAACCGAGCATCGCGCGCATCTATGATTACTGGCTCGGCGGCACACATAACTTCCCGATCGATCGAGCGGTTGGCGAACAGATGGCTCAACTGGTGCCGTTTGTTGTGCAGGCGCTACGTCTGAATCGCTGGTTTGTAACGTATGCGGGAAGCTACCTGGCACAGGCCGGGATCGACCACTTCATCGATCTGGGAGCCGGATTACCCACCGAAGGCTCGCTGCACGAGTCTGTTCCCGAAACAAGCAAAATTCTTTACGACGATTTCGATCCCGATGCGGTGGCCTACGCTCGTGAGATTCTTGACGCGCGACCACATATTGAGTTTGTCCAGGCGCGAATCGAGGATATTGACACGATCGTCGGCGCAGCCGAGCGCTTTTTTGGAGCGCAGCGCCGAGTCGGGATCTGCATGAGCGCCGTGGCCCATTTCATCGACGACGACTCGCTGCGGCATGTGTTTCGCCGCCTGTACGACTGGAGCGCGCCCGGCTCGATGCTCGCCGTATCATCAAACGATGCCGACCCGACCGACCCGAACCAGCGCGCTGCTATCGCGAGCTACGAGCAGCGGACCGGAGCGCGCTTGTACTTGCGCTCGGCGCAACACCTGTACAGCCTGATCGAGCCGTGGCAACCGCAGAGCGGCGGCTTTCACCCATTCGAGGCGTATGCCGAGGCCGATCTTGGCCGTTTGGTTGTGCAGCCTGGCTTTCGTGGCAGGGTTGGCTATGCCGGGTTTTTCATCCGTCCTCCTTACTCAGGCAGCGAAGCGTAA
- a CDS encoding TetR/AcrR family transcriptional regulator — protein MPQTLDDPLQSYLINARRHQILNAAAEVFAEKGFHRATIRDIARVAGVADGTIYNYFENKSALLLGLLDRLNQTEQRESHFAQSTEMDLASFVHMYLNQRFASLTDIGFDVFHVLLSEILVNPELRATYYQQVIAPTFAVAEKYAQGWVTQGAEQTIDPQLMLRGIAGMTLGVLLLRLMGDPYLQTHWNSVPDVLAELILHGIAPANGDHHDPTDHATDHPA, from the coding sequence GTGCCGCAGACACTCGACGATCCGCTTCAAAGCTATCTGATCAATGCTCGACGCCATCAAATTCTGAATGCCGCCGCAGAAGTGTTTGCCGAGAAAGGGTTTCATCGGGCGACGATTCGGGACATCGCCAGGGTAGCCGGGGTAGCGGACGGCACGATCTATAACTACTTCGAGAACAAAAGCGCGCTCCTGCTGGGCCTGCTCGACCGCCTGAATCAGACCGAGCAGCGCGAGTCGCATTTTGCACAATCGACGGAGATGGATCTTGCCAGCTTTGTGCATATGTACCTCAACCAGCGCTTCGCGTCGCTAACGGATATTGGCTTCGATGTCTTTCATGTGCTGCTTTCCGAGATCCTGGTCAATCCAGAACTGCGCGCCACCTACTACCAGCAGGTCATCGCCCCGACCTTTGCGGTCGCCGAGAAGTATGCCCAGGGCTGGGTGACGCAGGGCGCGGAGCAGACGATCGATCCGCAGCTTATGCTACGCGGCATAGCAGGCATGACACTGGGAGTGTTGTTGCTGCGGCTGATGGGCGATCCCTATCTACAAACCCACTGGAACAGCGTTCCAGATGTTCTTGCTGAGCTGATCCTCCACGGTATCGCTCCAGCTAACGGAGATCATCATGACCCAACAGATCATGCAACCGATCATCCAGCCTAA
- a CDS encoding cytochrome P450, protein MTQQIMQPIIQPNLASPQFKANPFPFFARLRAEAPVYRAQLSRRESVWLVARYDDVLAVLKDERFGKDRFKAMTQEQQAKMPWMPGMIKPLTQNMLDLDAPDHTRLRGLVHKAFTPRLIEQLRGRVHTLCDELLDAVLRRGHMDLVRDYALPLPVTIIAEMLGIPPKDRTKFTRWSNSIVSVGSSSEVLRALPSIWLFMRYLRKRFEERRAAPQDDLITALVQAEEAGDRLSEDELLAMVLLLLIAGHETTVNLIANGTLALLEHREQMERLRGEPELIKPAIEELLRYTSPVYTSTERFAREDLTLCGVMIRRGEQVLAVIASANRDEQHFERPDALDLARDPNRHLSFGQGIHYCLGAPLARLESQIAVDMLLRRMPDLRLATAPDALRWRRGLVLRGLHALPVAF, encoded by the coding sequence ATGACCCAACAGATCATGCAACCGATCATCCAGCCTAATCTCGCCAGCCCGCAGTTCAAGGCGAATCCCTTTCCCTTCTTTGCCAGGCTACGAGCGGAAGCTCCGGTCTACCGCGCTCAGCTATCAAGGCGCGAGTCGGTCTGGCTGGTCGCGCGCTACGACGACGTGCTGGCAGTGCTCAAGGACGAGCGCTTCGGCAAGGATCGCTTCAAAGCGATGACCCAGGAGCAGCAGGCAAAGATGCCGTGGATGCCTGGCATGATCAAGCCGCTCACGCAGAATATGCTGGATCTGGACGCGCCGGATCACACCCGGCTGCGCGGTCTGGTCCATAAAGCGTTCACGCCGCGCCTGATCGAGCAATTGCGCGGGCGCGTACACACGCTGTGTGACGAGCTGCTGGATGCGGTGCTGCGGCGCGGCCACATGGATCTGGTCCGCGACTATGCGCTGCCGCTGCCCGTGACGATCATCGCCGAGATGCTGGGCATTCCGCCAAAGGATCGCACGAAGTTTACACGCTGGTCCAACAGCATCGTGTCGGTCGGGTCGTCCAGCGAGGTGCTGCGAGCGCTACCGTCGATCTGGCTGTTTATGCGCTACCTGCGCAAGCGCTTCGAGGAGCGCCGCGCCGCGCCACAGGACGATCTGATCACGGCGCTGGTTCAGGCCGAGGAGGCAGGCGATCGGCTGAGCGAGGATGAGCTGCTGGCGATGGTCTTGCTGCTGCTGATCGCCGGTCATGAGACAACCGTCAATCTGATCGCCAACGGCACGCTTGCGCTGCTGGAGCATCGTGAGCAGATGGAGCGGCTGCGCGGCGAGCCGGAGCTGATCAAGCCCGCGATCGAAGAGCTGCTGCGCTACACCAGCCCGGTCTATACGTCAACCGAGCGCTTTGCGCGCGAGGATCTTACGCTCTGCGGCGTGATGATCCGGCGCGGCGAGCAGGTGTTGGCGGTGATCGCCTCGGCCAATCGCGACGAGCAGCACTTCGAGCGTCCCGATGCGCTGGATCTGGCCCGCGATCCAAACCGGCATCTCTCGTTTGGGCAGGGGATTCACTACTGCCTGGGCGCGCCGCTGGCACGGCTGGAAAGCCAGATCGCTGTCGATATGCTGCTGCGGCGCATGCCCGATCTGCGTCTCGCCACAGCGCCCGATGCGCTGCGCTGGCGGCGCGGCCTGGTCCTGCGCGGGCTGCATGCGCTGCCGGTCGCGTTTTAG
- a CDS encoding long-chain fatty acid--CoA ligase translates to MADAAWFAHYEPEVPHTLTYPDIPLQRFLEDTARRYPNNTATKMVLKYLLGGRMMIGGSLTYRELNAHADRFAAALVNMGVKPGDRVAVMLPNSPQFVIAFFGALKAGAIVVNVNPTYTARELQHQLADAGAETIVLLNLFYKRLDEVRAHTPVRNTIVTHIFDLLPFPSKQLVRRAQQKEADWVTVQPSASVHLFEDLLAKAPAQPPRVEVSPDDVALFQYTGGTTGVPKAAMLTHRNLVANTLQVVSFLPSAEPGKEKVMAAIPFFHVYGMTVAMNFGIYVGGQIVIVPNPRPIDNVMRVIANERTTIFPGVPAMYIGIINHPDVSHTDLSSIKACISGSAPLPMEVQEQFGVLTGGRLVEGYGLTETAPVTHCNPVYGQRRAGSIGLPLPDIEARIINPETGLPVPWGSDEVGELLVRGPNVMKGYWNRPDETAATIDDDGWLHTGDIARMDDDGYFYIVDRKKDMIIASGFKVLPREIEEVLFTHPQVLEAAVAGVPDSYRGETVKAFIVPKPGCAPTAEEITAFCREQLAPYKVPRQIEFRQELPKTQVGKVLRRVLVEEHLKGQREQVPSQS, encoded by the coding sequence GTGGCCGACGCTGCATGGTTTGCTCACTACGAGCCTGAGGTCCCTCACACGCTGACCTATCCCGATATACCGCTGCAACGTTTTCTGGAAGACACTGCCCGCCGCTATCCGAACAACACCGCCACCAAGATGGTGCTTAAGTACCTGCTGGGCGGGCGCATGATGATCGGCGGCTCGCTGACCTACCGCGAGCTGAATGCCCACGCCGATCGTTTTGCCGCAGCGCTGGTCAACATGGGCGTCAAGCCCGGCGATCGAGTGGCAGTGATGCTGCCGAACTCTCCGCAGTTTGTGATCGCGTTCTTCGGCGCGCTCAAGGCAGGCGCGATCGTCGTCAACGTCAACCCGACGTACACTGCCCGCGAGCTACAGCACCAGTTGGCCGATGCGGGAGCGGAGACGATCGTGCTGCTCAACCTGTTCTACAAGCGGCTCGACGAGGTGCGCGCGCACACGCCCGTCAGGAACACGATCGTCACGCATATCTTCGATCTGCTGCCCTTCCCGTCGAAGCAGCTTGTGCGGCGCGCGCAGCAGAAAGAGGCCGATTGGGTAACGGTGCAGCCCAGCGCCAGCGTGCATCTCTTCGAGGATCTGCTGGCAAAGGCTCCGGCGCAGCCGCCCAGAGTCGAGGTCAGCCCCGACGATGTGGCGCTCTTCCAGTACACCGGCGGCACAACCGGCGTGCCCAAGGCGGCGATGCTGACCCACAGGAATCTGGTCGCGAACACGCTGCAAGTCGTCTCGTTCCTGCCCTCCGCCGAGCCGGGCAAAGAAAAAGTCATGGCCGCGATCCCGTTCTTCCACGTCTATGGCATGACTGTCGCGATGAACTTCGGGATCTATGTCGGCGGTCAGATCGTGATCGTGCCCAATCCACGTCCGATCGACAACGTGATGCGGGTGATCGCCAACGAGCGCACGACGATCTTCCCCGGCGTGCCCGCGATGTACATCGGGATCATCAACCATCCCGATGTCAGCCACACCGACCTGAGCAGCATCAAAGCGTGTATCTCCGGCTCAGCGCCGCTGCCGATGGAAGTTCAGGAGCAGTTCGGGGTGTTGACGGGTGGGCGGCTGGTCGAAGGCTACGGTCTGACCGAAACCGCGCCGGTGACGCACTGCAATCCGGTCTATGGTCAGCGCCGCGCGGGATCGATCGGGCTGCCGCTGCCGGACATCGAGGCGCGCATCATCAACCCGGAGACTGGCCTGCCGGTGCCGTGGGGCTCGGATGAGGTTGGAGAGCTGCTGGTGCGCGGGCCGAACGTGATGAAAGGCTACTGGAATCGTCCCGACGAAACTGCCGCTACGATCGATGATGATGGCTGGCTGCATACCGGCGACATCGCCCGCATGGACGACGACGGCTACTTCTACATCGTCGATCGCAAGAAAGACATGATCATCGCCAGCGGATTCAAAGTCCTGCCGCGCGAGATCGAAGAGGTGCTCTTTACGCATCCCCAGGTGCTCGAAGCCGCCGTCGCGGGCGTGCCCGACAGCTATCGCGGTGAGACGGTCAAGGCGTTTATCGTGCCGAAGCCGGGCTGCGCCCCGACCGCCGAGGAGATTACGGCGTTTTGCCGCGAGCAGCTCGCGCCGTACAAAGTGCCGCGCCAGATCGAGTTCCGGCAAGAGCTACCCAAGACGCAGGTCGGCAAAGTGCTGCGGCGGGTGCTCGTCGAGGAGCACCTCAAGGGCCAGCGCGAGCAGGTGCCAAGCCAGAGCTGA